The Acidobacteriota bacterium sequence CCGCCGCGCCGCCGGCCAGGGGCATCAGGCATTCGAAGAGGAAGATGTCGAAGGAGTAGGACGCCAAGCAGAGCATCAGATCCCCGGGCTCCCAGCCGAAGCGCTGCTGCGCCGCCGACGTGGTGTGGGCCAGGTTGCCGTGCTCCACCATCACCGCCTTGGGCTTGCCGGTGGTGCCGGAGGTGTAGATCAGATACGCCAGATCGTCGGCGCTCACCGCCACCGGCACGCCGGGCTGCTCCGGGATCTCCAGGTCCTCCAAGCGCAGGGTGTCGATGCCGGTGAGCAGATCCTCCGGCAAGCCGTCGAGGGCTTCGCCGTGACCGACGACGATGGCGAGCTCCGAGTCCTCCACCATGTAGGCCAGCCGCTCCGCCGGGTAGTCCGGATCCAGCGGCACGAAGGCGCAGCCGGCCTCCAGCACGCCGAGGATCGCCGCCGGCAGATCCGCCGTGCGGTGCAGGCACAGGCCCACCAGAGTGCCGGTGTCGACCTTGGGGCGGCGTAGCAGGGCGGTGCGCACCGCGGCGCTGCGGCGGGCCAGCTCGCCGAAGCTCCACACCTGGTCGCCGCCGCGCACCGCCGGCGCGTCGGGCGAGGACTCCGCCATCCCCGCCACCCGCCGCGGCAGGGACGCAAAGCTCCGATCCGATAGCTCCTCGCCGTGGCCCCAGGCGGTGAGCTGACTCTGCTCCGCCGCCGACAGCATGGGCACTCGATCCAGGGGCCGGGAGGGATCCGCCGGCAGCTCGTCCAGCAACCGCTCCAGATGACCGAAGATGCGGTCGATGGTTGCGGAGTCGAAGCGCGCCGTGTCGTAGGCCAGGCTGAGGGAGAGCTGGGCCTGGGGATTGATCACCAGGGTCAGGGGGAAGTGGGAGCGCTCCCGGGCGGGCTCCATGGAGACCGACAGATCCCCCTCTCCCGGGTTGCCGGCGTCGTCGTCGGTGATGGCCTCCCCGGTGGGATAGTTCTGGAACACCAGCATGTGGTTGAAGAGCCCCGCCTCCGAGCCCTGGCCTCCCCAGCTCGGGCCTCCCCAGCTCGGGCCGGCCCAGCGCTGGACGTCCACCAGCGCCGAATGCTCGTATTGACGCTGCTCCGCCTGGGCCTCCTGCAGCGCCTGCAGCCAGCCACCGGCGGTGAGACTCTCGTCGTTCGCCGCCGGCTCCCAGGAGGCGCGCACCGGCAGGTTGTTGATGAACAGACCGATCATGGTCTCCACCCCCGGCAACGCCGCCGGTCGGCCGGAGACCACCGCGCCGAAGATCACGTCCCGACGCCGGCTGTAGCGGCCCAGAAGCTGTGCCCAGGCGCCCTGCACCAGCGTGTTGATGGTCACCCGGGTCCGGCGGGAGCGTTCCTGCAGGCGCTCCCAAACGGCGGCGTCCACCAGCACCTCCCGCTCCTCGTAGGAGCTGGGGCGGGCGCCGGCGCCGTGGGCGGGACGGTCGAAGGGCAACGGCGTGGCCACCTCCACCCCCGCCAGGGCGCGGCGCCAATAGGCCTCCTCCTGCGCCCGGTCCTGGGACTGAAGCCAGGCGATGTGATCGCGGTAGCGGGGCCGCTGGGGCAGCTCCGGCCAGCCTCCCCGGGAGAGCGCCCGGAAGGCCAGGGCGAACTCCTGGAAGACCATGGGCAGGCTCCAGCCGTCGAAGAGGATCTGGTGGAAGCTCCACTCGATGTGGTGCACGTCCGGCGCCAGCCGCGCCACCAGGAAGCGCATCAGCGGCGGCGCCGAATCCAGCGGGAAGCTCTGCCGGCGGTCCTCTTCGAGGTATTCGTCGAGGCGGCGGCGCTGCTCGTCCGAAGACAGATCGCTCCAATCCTCGTAGCGCACCGGCACCTCGGCCTCGCCGTGGACCACCTGCACCGGCTCGTCGAGGCCGTCCCAGCGGAAGGAGGTGCGGAGCACCGGATGGGCGTCCACCACCGTCTGCCAGGCCTGGCGGAAGATGTCGATGTCCAGCCGCCCGGCGACCTGATGGCCGTTCTGGGCCATGTAGAAGCCACCCTCCGGCTGCACCAGGTTGTGGAAGAGCATGCCCTGCTGCAGCGGCGAGAGACCGTAGATGTCCTCCATCGCCCCGGCGGAGGCCAGAATCTCGTCCAGCTGCGGCTGATCGAGGTTCGCCAGGGGGAAGTCCGACGGCGTGAAGCCACCGGCCTCCGGGGACAGGCAATGCTGCACCAGCTGAGCCAGCCGCTCCACCAGGGAATCCGCCAGGGCCCGCACCGTCACCTCGTCGTGGACGGCGGCTGAGAAAGTCCAGGCCACCTCCAGGGTGCCCTCCAGCACCGAGGCGTTGACCTCCAGCAGGTGGCTGCGGCGCTGCCCCTCCGGCGACGGCAGCTCGCCGTCCCCCGCCACCAGCTCCACCGGCAGGTCGCCGCCGAGGCCGCGGTCCAGCTGACCGACATAGTTGAAGAGCAGCGGCGCCGGCGGCTGGGCCGCCAGGGCCGCGCGGGTTTCTTCGGAACCATAGGTGGCCAGCAGTCCATACCCGAGGCCACCGCGGCCGGGCACGTTCCGCAGCTGCTCCTTGGCGGTCTGCAGCGCTTCCTTGGGCTGCGCGTCGGCGGGCACGGCGAGGAGCACCGGGTAGAGGCTGGCGAACCAGCCGACGGTGCGGGAGAGATCGACGTCGTCGAAGATCTCTTCCCGGCCGTGGCCTTCCAGGTCCACCAGCAGCGGACCGGTCGCCTCGCCCTTCCATTCGGAGACGGTCTGGGCCAGGGCGGTGAGCAAGACCTCCTGGACGTTCATGCGGTAGGCCCGGGGGGCCTTGCCCAGCAGCTCTTCGGTGAGACCGGCGTCGAGGCGTGCCGACAGGGTCTTCTCACCGCTGGCCAGATTTTCCGCCTCGGGATGGTCCACCGGCAGCGCCGGAACCGAAGCGCGCTCCGGCGCCAACCAATAGCTCTCCTCACCGGCGACGCCACCCTCCTCCACGTGCTGCTGAAGCTTCTCCGCCCAGGTGCGGATGGAGGTGGTCTTGGGGGCCACCTCCATGGCCGCTTGCTCGTCACCCTCGGAGGCCTGGCGGTAGCCGTCCACCAGGTCTCCCACCAGGGTCTGCAAGGAGACCGTATCCACCACCAGGTGATGGGCCGCCAGGAGCAGCCGCTGCCGGCGGTCCGGACCAAGGTCGAAGAGCGCCGTACGGAAGACCCGCCCGGTGGCGACATCGAGGCTGGCCTTGAGGCTCACCGAGCGCTCCGCCAGCGCCGCGTCCTGGGCCTCGCGGTCGAGATCGGAGAGGTCGTGGACCTCCAGCAGATCGCCCCAAGCTTCCTCGGCCCCGTCTTCCTCGATACCGGCCTCCGGCACCGGCAGCAGCTCCTGCTTCCAGCCGTCGGAGCCGTGTTCGAAACGGGTACGGAGGGCGTCGTGGTGGGTGAGCAGCGCCGCCACCACCGGTTGCAGCACCTCTGCCTCCCAACGCTCCTCCAGCGCCAGCAGCACCGGCAGCTGGAAGTGGTTCGGGTCCGCCGGATCCTGGGCGAAATACCAGGACTGGATGGGCAGCAGGGGCACCGCGCCGGTGACCTCCCCCTGCTCCGCCACCACCATGGAGGCCTGGCCAGCGACCTTCGCCAGCTCGGCGATG is a genomic window containing:
- a CDS encoding amino acid adenylation domain-containing protein, with amino-acid sequence ERLVVGLMGILQAGCAYVPLDPAYPADRLAYMVEDSSAPLVITEKDAVGQLPEATEKILLDELMEEEPATVEPEAALPEVSPDQLAYVIYTSGSTGKPKGVMISHRMVVQYTAEMVRQFGLDASDRVLQFASLSFDVVVEEVYPALAAGAAVVVPSQDLLLSTAELEREISDHGVTGLELPAAYWQEWVHAMVQAGRKPPESLRWILVGCEKPQQERLASWRQWDIPLYIVFGLTETTVTSTLFRLEGVTEGEEPDAGGVDLDLPIGKPVLNSRVWVLDDRLEPVPVGVTGQLYIGGLGVGRGYLGRPALTAERFGPDPLSSEEGARWYRTGDLARWRENGDLEFLGRMDHQVKVRGFRVELGEIEQALGDHPGVREAAVVAHIPATSGGAGGTRLVGYVVYEETADLGAADLRAYLRQRLPEYMVPASLVELGSLPLTPNGKVDRDALPAPGSLSRAGEQGYEPPRTDAEKALAQAWSEVLGVESVGIHDDFFELGGDSILSIQLTTRARKAGVEINPRLVFENPTIAELAKVAGQASMVVAEQGEVTGAVPLLPIQSWYFAQDPADPNHFQLPVLLALEERWEAEVLQPVVAALLTHHDALRTRFEHGSDGWKQELLPVPEAGIEEDGAEEAWGDLLEVHDLSDLDREAQDAALAERSVSLKASLDVATGRVFRTALFDLGPDRRQRLLLAAHHLVVDTVSLQTLVGDLVDGYRQASEGDEQAAMEVAPKTTSIRTWAEKLQQHVEEGGVAGEESYWLAPERASVPALPVDHPEAENLASGEKTLSARLDAGLTEELLGKAPRAYRMNVQEVLLTALAQTVSEWKGEATGPLLVDLEGHGREEIFDDVDLSRTVGWFASLYPVLLAVPADAQPKEALQTAKEQLRNVPGRGGLGYGLLATYGSEETRAALAAQPPAPLLFNYVGQLDRGLGGDLPVELVAGDGELPSPEGQRRSHLLEVNASVLEGTLEVAWTFSAAVHDEVTVRALADSLVERLAQLVQHCLSPEAGGFTPSDFPLANLDQPQLDEILASAGAMEDIYGLSPLQQGMLFHNLVQPEGGFYMAQNGHQVAGRLDIDIFRQAWQTVVDAHPVLRTSFRWDGLDEPVQVVHGEAEVPVRYEDWSDLSSDEQRRRLDEYLEEDRRQSFPLDSAPPLMRFLVARLAPDVHHIEWSFHQILFDGWSLPMVFQEFALAFRALSRGGWPELPQRPRYRDHIAWLQSQDRAQEEAYWRRALAGVEVATPLPFDRPAHGAGARPSSYEEREVLVDAAVWERLQERSRRTRVTINTLVQGAWAQLLGRYSRRRDVIFGAVVSGRPAALPGVETMIGLFINNLPVRASWEPAANDESLTAGGWLQALQEAQAEQRQYEHSALVDVQRWAGPSWGGPSWGGQGSEAGLFNHMLVFQNYPTGEAITDDDAGNPGEGDLSVSMEPARERSHFPLTLVINPQAQLSLSLAYDTARFDSATIDRIFGHLERLLDELPADPSRPLDRVPMLSAAEQSQLTAWGHGEELSDRSFASLPRRVAGMAESSPDAPAVRGGDQVWSFGELARRSAAVRTALLRRPKVDTGTLVGLCLHRTADLPAAILGVLEAGCAFVPLDPDYPAERLAYMVEDSELAIVVGHGEALDGLPEDLLTGIDTLRLEDLEIPEQPGVPVAVSADDLAYLIYTSGTTGKPKAVMVEHGNLAHTTSAAQQRFGWEPGDLMLCLASYSFDIFLFECLMPLAGGAAVEVVGREATLDQDALAGHVAAATRIHGVPTLLRQVVVHAKEQEQEQTYEKVRTVFVGGDRVPGDLVTELEETFPNASIEVLYGPTEATIICSHASPERGAEHWRSLLGRPLPGVDLRLLGPDGRPVPAGAPGELFIGGDGVTRGYLGRKALSEERFVELEEGSGERFYASGDLARWIPSDDSSEGNTAQLEFLGRGDGQVKVRGFRVELGEVETVLRSHPALEEAAVAAVDDGAASGARLVAYAMPASGETMPGADELRSYCQERLAPYMVPSAFVELEALPLTPTGKVDRRALVSQAGE